CAATGCGAGGCAGCATGGGACGGCACGTGGAAATCGGGTTCGGATGAGCGAGTGTATCGCAATCGAATTGTAGAAAATCTACATGAAAATACTAGCGCAATTGCAATGGTTTCGATGCGAGGTTAGCGACGCTAATTAGGGTTTTCACTGATTAAAGCCTTGCTGGTAGCGGGAATGGCGGTTGCGGGCGCGCTAATCAGCATTGCGTGCTTGTAGTTTTTCTACTAGACTGCCTTCGTTCGATCGACGAAGCTCGACCGTCCCCACGATTCCAACCGCCGGTGTCGGCCGGCATACAGGAGCGCCCAGCATGACGTCGCTGCACCCCACTTTGGCGAAGGTCACCGAACGCGTGATCGCCCGCAGCCAATCGACCCGTTCCGCCTATCTGCAGCGCATCGACGGCGCGCAAGGCAAGTTCCCGGCACGCGGCGCGCTGTCGTGCGCGAACCTCGCGCACGGCTTCGCGGGCCTCGAGGGCAACGACAAGTTCGCGATCAAGGCGATTCGCGAGCCGAACATCGGCATCGTGTCCTCGTACAACGAGATGCTGTCCGCGCACGCGCCGTACAAGGATTTCCCCGAGATCATCAAGGCGGCCGCGCGTGAAAACGGCGGGGTCGCGCAGTTCGCGGGCGGCGTGCCGGCGATGTGCGACGGCGTCACGCAGGGCAACCCGGGGATGGAGCTGTCGCTGTTCTCGCGCGAAGCGATCGCGATGGGCACGGCGATCGCGCTCACGCACAACATGTTCGACGCGGCGCTCTGCCTCGGCATCTGCGACAAGATCGTGCCGGGCCTCTTGATCGGCGCGCTGCAGTTCGGCCACCTGCCGACGATCTTCGTGCCGGCCGGCCCGATGACGAGCGGCCTGTCGAACGACGACAAGGCGAAGATCCGCCAGCAGTTCGCGACCGGCCAGGTCGGCCGCGACGCGCTGCTCGAAGCCGAATCGGCTGCATATCACGGCCACGGCACCTGCACGTTCTACGGCACCGCGAACAGCAACCAGATGCTGATGGAGCTGATGGGGTTGCACCTGCCGGGTTCGGCTTTCGTTCACCCGCACACGCCGCTGCGCACCGCGCTGACGGCCGAAGCCGCGCGCCGCGTGCTCGACCTGACCGTCGAGCGCGGCCACTACACGCCGATCGGCCATGTGATCGACGAAAAGGCGATCGTCAACGGCATCGTCGCGCTGCTCGCGACGGGCGGCTCGACCAACCACACGCTGCACTTGGTCGCGATCGCGCGCGCGGCCGGCATCCTGATCGACTGGAACGACTTCGACGAGCTGTCTGCCGTCGTGCCGCTGCTCGCGAAGATCTACCCGAACGGCAAGGCCGACGTGAACCATTTCCACGCGGCGGGCGGTGTCGCGTTCCTGGTACGCAACCTGCTCGAAGGCGGGCTGCTGCACGAGGACGTGACGACGGTCGCAGGCAAGGGGCTTGCGCACTACACGAAGGAGCCGAAGCTGATCGACGGCAAGCTGACGTGGGTCGACGGCGCGGCCGAGAGCCACGACACGAAGGTGCTGCGCGGCATTCGCGAGCCGTTCCAGCCGGACGGCGGCCTGCGCCTGATGCAGGGCCGGCTCGGCCGCGGCGTGATCAAGATCTCGGCGGTCGCGCCCGAGCACCGCAAGGTGACGGCGCCCGCGATCGTGTTCGACTCGCAGGAAGCCGTGCAGGAAGCGTTCGATCGCGGCGAGCTGAAGCGCGATTTCGTCGCGGTGGTGCGCTTCCAGGGCGCGCGCGCCAACGGCATGCCCGAGCTGCACCGTTTGACGCCGCTGCTCGGCGTGCTGCAGGATCAGGGCTTCCACGTCGCGCTGGTGACCGACGGCCGCATGTCGGGCGCATCGGGCAAGGTGCCGGCCGTGATCCACGTGTCGCCGGAGGCGCTGCTGGCCGGCCCGATCGGCAAGGTGAAGACGGGCGACATGCTCGTGATCGACGCTGAAGCCGGCGTGCTCGACATCGAGGTCGACGACGCCGAGTGGCACGCGCGCCCGGTCGCGCAGCCGCGGCACCAGGCCGAGAACGAAGTCGGTTTCGGGCGCGAACTGTTCGGCGTGTTCCGCGCGGCCGCGGCGCCGGCCGAGCAGGGCGCATCGGTTTTCGGGACGCTGGTCGGCGAAACGGCCGCCCACGTCGCCGCATGAATTTCAAGGAGCCAATTCAATGAAGACGATTGCTGAAATCGTGAAGCTGGGCCCGGTCATTCCGGTGCTCGCCTTCGACTCGGTCGAGCAGGGCGAAAACGTGTCGCGTGCATTGCACGCGGGCGGCGTGAAGGTGCTCGAGATCACGCTGCGCACGCCGGCCGGGCTGGACGCGATCCAGCGCGCGAGCCAGCTCGCGGACGACATCGTCGTCGGCGTCGGCACGATCACGAAGCCCGAGCACTGCGCGCAGGCCAAGCGTGCGGGCGCGAAGTTCGGGGTGTCGCCGGGCCTGACGAAGGAGCTGCACCTCGCGTCGCTCGACGCCGGCCTGCCGCTGCTGCCGGGCGTGATGACGCCGAGCGACATCATCCAGGCGCTCGAATTCGGTTACGAGATCGTGAAGTTCTTCCCCGCGCAGCAGGCGGGCGGCGTGCCGATGCTGCAGGCGTTCCATGGCCCGTTCCCGGCGCTGAAGTTCTGCCCGACCGGCGGCATCACGGTCGATACCGCGCCGAACTTCCTGAAACTGCCGAACGTCGTGTGCGTCGGCGGCTCGTGGCTCACGCCGAAGGCCGCGCTCGCCGCGCAGGATTGGGCCGAAGTCACGCGCCTCGCGCAAGCAGCGAGCCAGCTGCCCCGTTAAGACTTGTACCAGATGACGGTTCAGCCCTCGGAAAGCAAGCGTTAGTGCTTGTTTTACCGAGGGTTTTTGCTGATGGAACCGGTTCTATCCGCGGATCGCAAAGATAAGTAAAATTCAGCGTCCTGACGGGGGGGTACCCCCGTGTTTCGGAGACCCGCATAGCCGGGCATACTCGCAACGACTCGCCCGGTTCGAACAATTCTAGGAGGAGTGCCACATGGGGGCCGTCCAAGGCAGCATGCTGCTCGTATTCACGCTGATCGCGATTGCCGCGCTGATCCTGATGATCGCGCGCTACAAGATCTACCCGTTCCTGGTGCTGATCATCGTCTCGCTCGGCCTCGGTCTCGTCGTCGGCATGCCGATGGACAAGATCGTCAAGTCGTTCGAAACGGGCACCGGCGGCACGCTCGGCCACATCGCGATCGTCGTCGGCCTCGGCACGATGCTCGGCAAGATGATGGCCGAATCGGGCGGTGCCGAACGGATCGCGACCACGCTGATCGACTGGTTCGGTGAAAAGAACATCCACTGGGCGATGATGTTCGTCGCGATCATCGTCGGCCTGCCGGTGTTCTTCGAAGTCGGCTTCGTGCTGCTGATCCCGATCGCGTTCAACGTCGCGAAGCGCACCGGCAAGTCGCTGCTCGTCGTCGGCCTGCCGATGGTGGCCGGCCTGTCGGTCGTGCACGGGCTGATCCCGCCGCACCCGGCCGCGCTGCTGGCCGTCCAGCAATACGGCGCCGATATCGGCAAGACGATCGCCTTCGGCCTGGTCGTCGGCGTGCCGACCGCGATCATCGCGGGCCCGCTGTTCGCGCTGATGATCTCGAAGTTCGTGAAGCTGCCGGAAAACAACCCGCTCGCGTCGCAATTCGTCGATTCGCGCACGGACGGCGGCAAGCGCGAGCTGCCGAGCTTCGGCATCACGCTGTTCACGATCCTGCTGCCCGTCGTGCTGATGCTCGTCGGCAGCTGGGCCGACCTGGTGTTCACGCCGAAGTCGCTGCCGAACAACCTGCTGCGCTTTGCGGGCAACTCGGACGTCGCGCTGCTGATCGCCGTGCTCGTGAGC
This DNA window, taken from Burkholderia cenocepacia, encodes the following:
- the edd gene encoding phosphogluconate dehydratase; its protein translation is MTSLHPTLAKVTERVIARSQSTRSAYLQRIDGAQGKFPARGALSCANLAHGFAGLEGNDKFAIKAIREPNIGIVSSYNEMLSAHAPYKDFPEIIKAAARENGGVAQFAGGVPAMCDGVTQGNPGMELSLFSREAIAMGTAIALTHNMFDAALCLGICDKIVPGLLIGALQFGHLPTIFVPAGPMTSGLSNDDKAKIRQQFATGQVGRDALLEAESAAYHGHGTCTFYGTANSNQMLMELMGLHLPGSAFVHPHTPLRTALTAEAARRVLDLTVERGHYTPIGHVIDEKAIVNGIVALLATGGSTNHTLHLVAIARAAGILIDWNDFDELSAVVPLLAKIYPNGKADVNHFHAAGGVAFLVRNLLEGGLLHEDVTTVAGKGLAHYTKEPKLIDGKLTWVDGAAESHDTKVLRGIREPFQPDGGLRLMQGRLGRGVIKISAVAPEHRKVTAPAIVFDSQEAVQEAFDRGELKRDFVAVVRFQGARANGMPELHRLTPLLGVLQDQGFHVALVTDGRMSGASGKVPAVIHVSPEALLAGPIGKVKTGDMLVIDAEAGVLDIEVDDAEWHARPVAQPRHQAENEVGFGRELFGVFRAAAAPAEQGASVFGTLVGETAAHVAA
- the eda gene encoding bifunctional 4-hydroxy-2-oxoglutarate aldolase/2-dehydro-3-deoxy-phosphogluconate aldolase, which gives rise to MKTIAEIVKLGPVIPVLAFDSVEQGENVSRALHAGGVKVLEITLRTPAGLDAIQRASQLADDIVVGVGTITKPEHCAQAKRAGAKFGVSPGLTKELHLASLDAGLPLLPGVMTPSDIIQALEFGYEIVKFFPAQQAGGVPMLQAFHGPFPALKFCPTGGITVDTAPNFLKLPNVVCVGGSWLTPKAALAAQDWAEVTRLAQAASQLPR
- a CDS encoding GntP family permease; translation: MGAVQGSMLLVFTLIAIAALILMIARYKIYPFLVLIIVSLGLGLVVGMPMDKIVKSFETGTGGTLGHIAIVVGLGTMLGKMMAESGGAERIATTLIDWFGEKNIHWAMMFVAIIVGLPVFFEVGFVLLIPIAFNVAKRTGKSLLVVGLPMVAGLSVVHGLIPPHPAALLAVQQYGADIGKTIAFGLVVGVPTAIIAGPLFALMISKFVKLPENNPLASQFVDSRTDGGKRELPSFGITLFTILLPVVLMLVGSWADLVFTPKSLPNNLLRFAGNSDVALLIAVLVSFWTFGAKQGFNRDQIQKFCGECLAPIAGITLIVGAGGGFGGVLRDSGISQQIVETAKHAHLSPLLLGWFVAALMRLATGSATVAMTTACGIVAPIAAASGASVRPELLVLATGSGSLIFSHVNDGGFWLIKEYFGMTVGQTFKTWSLLETIISVLGLSFTLLLSVVL